CAAACTAGTAACTATAATGCATCCAGGAGGTCTTCTAAAACTAATAATAGTATTGAAGATGCAGCTTTTTCTAGTTCTGAAAAAGGTGTAAGACGAGTAAGTAGAAGACCTGCGCAAAACTCTGATGCGACCCCTACTAAAGAAAGACCATCTTCTAAAAGCTCGTATTCATCATCCAAAAGAAAGTCGTCGAGACCAAGAGATAACAGTTCAAGATTTGATGATTAATCCAAAAATTATTATTTACTAATTATTCCAGCCCATTCCAAAAAAGATATCTTACTAAGTGCTTCTACAAGTAGAACTGCCATTAGACCAATCATTGCAAATCTTCCATTTATTCTCTCGGCATAACCACTCCAACCAAATTCAGGAATATCATTTGTGGTTGCGCTAGGTTGAAGATTTTTTATTTCTGAATCAGTTTTTTCTGGTTCGGTTGACTGATTATCTTGGATTGTTTCAGTATTTGAGTTCATAAAATACACTAGCTTTGATTGAATTGATAACTTTCAGCGGGCAATAATCGCCAACCTTTGTTCTCAGTGATTTCAAGTACAGTTTCATGATAGTTCTTCAAGGTTGGCCTATGACCAACGCTAATACAAGCCATCTCGCGTTGGTTAAGAAGTTCATATAGATGCTTTTCTGTATTTACGTCTAATGCACTTGTTGCTTCATCTAAAACAACATATTTAGGTGAATTTAGCAAAAGTCTTGCGAAAGCTAGCCTTTGTTGCTCTCCCAGAGATAATAGTCTTTGCCAATCTTGTTTGATATTTAGGTTAGGATACCTCTGGATAATTTGAGGTAACTTGACTTCTTCTAAAACGGCTTTTAGATGTTCATCACTGAATCGGTTCTTATCTAAAGGGTAACAAAGCTGTTCTCTTAAAGAGCCAAGAGTCATATA
The sequence above is drawn from the Prochlorococcus marinus str. MIT 1013 genome and encodes:
- a CDS encoding chlorophyll a/b-binding protein; amino-acid sequence: MNSNTETIQDNQSTEPEKTDSEIKNLQPSATTNDIPEFGWSGYAERINGRFAMIGLMAVLLVEALSKISFLEWAGIISK